A window of Magallana gigas chromosome 8, xbMagGiga1.1, whole genome shotgun sequence genomic DNA:
TTCAAATAAGATTTCAAAAGGAAAGCTGGCTAAATTTCAGATTTAATAATGAAAGCTGGCTAAATTTCTTTCCCCATTTTTCACCAGGACCAATCACCGATATGCACATACTTCATCTTTTATTTCATCCAATCCCTTGGGTGTCTTCTCTTTCTTCTGCTGCTGTTGGGCAGCGACCATTTCCCCGAGAATCTTTTCTATATTTTCAATGCTGAATTTTTCTTCTTGTTTCACGTGACTCTCCAGTTCTTGTATGTACTTTTTCCTATATTTGAGCCCCCTTGGTGCCGCCTGTAGAGTAGGTCTGGGGCTCACACGGTAATCATCTTCTCCGAGCTTTTCCAAGATTTTCTCAGATTCCACTTCATCTCTTGATTTATCTCTGTCAAACTGGTCCACCTTACTGAAATCTTCAACTTTGGTGAAATTTTTTCCATCCCAGAACCGAGTTGACATTGCTCGTGGGGTTGCAACATAACATcctgattaaaaaaaaggatatatgaaatatatggaATATGAATGTTCATTTCATTATGGTTTATTATGTTAGCCTAATTCATTTTTACtcttttacatatttaaaatataactgTTCTTCTACTAGtgttaattccattttataaaAAGAGATAAGAAATTGGAAGAAACCTAATTTTATTCAAGATcaggccaaaataaaattatagtttGTCTGGAATTGCTTGCCGCCTCATTCCACAAATTTCCGGTATTTCTGACCTTttattctcaatttttttttaaaggtttttacaAATGAAGCCTACTGGACAACACTATGAAACCTAAACTGCCAAAGTGAACTGACACTGCAAACacttttaaaaggaaaaaactCTGCATtgaacattatgttaaaatcttaattCACATCATGATTATCTCAGGGAGTCCataatttttcgaccaatcaataaacatgGCATGTAGATTTGAAGTTTTcagtgcaaattttttttacaagctatgaattaactataagtctCTGTAAAAAATAGAGGGAaatcatacttggtagatgtaaatataaaatcataaatcaataaaaacttgaagtatTGGTTACATACTGTAGCGTAAACtaaaaattatgtataataaaaagaattttgtaagatatattgtatttaaatattgtatttaattttgtattcaaattcatttaaattttttttgcatcCATATCGAGGGTTTGAAATTAACAGTCGCCCACTCGCCATTTGCGACTAAATTTTCATGTGGGcgatttgaaaaacaaattaaacaattccTGATGCCAACACATCTTTTTTCGAAGTCTCGGGGTGAATGTGACGTCACTACATTATTATTAATAGATTGCCGACTCTTCTGTATTAACCTGACAAACTagaggggcgtttcaaaaggAAAATCTTGGGAATTTTTCATACTAATGAATTAACATCGTCTGAagcaagaggtatttataaatatcgaataacttatgaaaatatgaggcaaaaatatcttgggacagactaaaGTATGTCTTCCCGAATTTCCCCGGATACCTGCATCTGCAGCAGCTGCCTACTCTGTATATTTTGGTGTGTAGTCAGGTTATGaagttgatacatgtataagcaattaaatcaaatgtatatataCCTGGGAAAAATTGTCTGTAcgttgaaaataaaatctgatCGGCCAATTTTGCCACAATGGTCCGCATTTTCGATGTCCTCGGTGAAAGTGAACCAGAAACTCAGATGAGAACCAGTATAGTTTTAAAAGTAAGTTGTTCCATAACTATTTCTCTAACCTATTTTGGAATTACATTTAGATAagtcatatatttcttttataaacgGCAAAACGCTGTATTTATATTAGAGAGTTTAATTACGGGACAATTTGATTAAATACAGAATTATTAGTTTACTAATAATGATTCTTATTTTGGGGTTTTTAGCAAAACCATATCCTATCACCGGATGTTGATTTTTCATGGCGGTCggtaatattcaaagaacgcAAAAGTCATGTCCCAAAAATTCAAACGTCCGTCCTCAGCAAGAAGACACATTAAACTTGAAACATTTTCATCATTTGTGAGGTATGGAAGCAATCAAATGTTTTTGTAATGAACCTAGGTACATATTTTCCCTCCAGAACATAGAATTTGTCGTCTGGTTcatgttttagctcacctgaccCCGTCTGTACCATTCCTCAATACAATTCCCATAGGTTTTAAGATTAAACAGTTTTTTCATCtcaaattttctatattttgtacaaaattttttaataaggaGCTATCCAATACTTAAGTGCAACACTAACATTATAGGCAGTACAATCTTCTGATTTagctatatatatttatacataatatgttaccggtgtgaccgttggaccgagtgcagatttaacacagtgcagtttgatttttgtataataaaatctatttaaaacacacacagtaggatccgcctgcatggttgcctactcaatcattcgtcaaagttaaactaaacgtcaCATGCTCAGTAACATTATGAGGTCATATTTCAGAtgtaaaacgttcaagttttgcttcggaaatagccgaaaaGAGTTATGTGATtccgaattttttaaaatttattctttcattgttcatcaatttaactCATACGAATGccgctgtaataaaattgaatactttattcagtatctaaaagatctgttccttgacgttaatgtttttattttccatctgataatttgataagacatacttaaaacaagtcgtgtttcttgattgaagcactattgaaacttatctggtttcctttttaatttcttttaattcaaattactagcttctattgaaacactggaacttatttaattGAGTTTAGGGGCAaaaaacatcgataagtaccagtcaatcaatgatcgaactcactttttaaaaacaaaatggctgccaatatggcggcgcccagggctggaagaaactttttttggccttgattcaactttcatttttcactgattttcttatatatacgtgttaccattaatcgcCGCTATTCATAGTAGCTTGATTCAGctattttgtcatacatttttcttgaatgtgtaattttttcagcatgtttaaaaaaaatccctttttaGTGCAGTAATAGTTTTCAGCTTTGAACTGCtctgtaaacaatgcatgtTAAGATTACTCATCAATTCGTGTCTCTTTCAGAGACTTTGCCCTTAAGGTTTTGGGGCAATTAATTCATGACCACATAgttcttgaatgaaatataaatgagTTTAGTTAACTGATTGCTAATAATTCATTACAATGAGAAGAAATCATGCATATCCATATCTAAATGCGCACAAGGGGATGGACAGATACCCAAACActggaaatatatattttttacttaaaaattttcaaaagtttcaaTGTTTAAACTATCTTTAATCATGGTTACTTTTTTAATGGTCCATGGTGCAAATATAAATAGTATGACAGGGTGTGGATATCCACTCTTCCACTCTTCAatgcaaataaaatttcatgtgGGCGATAAGAAATTCAAAATCTGGTTGTCCACGTGATGAGTGATTTTTTCAGAATAGTAttgtttttggtttgttttttataatttgttagGGTGAGTACCATAAAGTCCTGTGTATAATTCTTACCTTTattcagccaaaatttgatcaaatttgGGGGTGTGTATTATACTTTTATACAGAGCAAGTTTTTGAATGCTGCAGGAACATGACTGCCAATATCTTGTATTATGCGAGTTGTATGTTCATCAAAAATaccttatttttaattttatttccatgtattataatattaatcCTCTCAGTCAACTGTACCTTGCATCAAACAAGTTCTCGCCGGTGTATCCTCTATTAAGTAATCAGCCACCTGATGACTCGTCGcatggtcaatgtttgtttaacaatatcCGCTGTCagaagcatgcacctgtctcaTGTAAGACTTAACAGTTTATTCAAGTGTAGAAAGATtagaaataattatgatttgatttaaaacttatttacttTATGTCCCGTTATGCAGTTAAACGTTATTATGTTATAGAgacactgtaaaaaaaaaagattgatccTATGCACAACTTATACaacatacaaatgtttatttttaatagaatttATTGGTGTTGTATGAAGGCCCATAAGTTTAACTTTAGACCCATAAACTTTGAAAACTTTGGGGCCcacatgcccccccccccctccatggTTTCAGTTGTTAACCACGGCCTGTATGAATAGTAATAAATTGCAATTGcacttttatctttattaaaaatcgcccaaatgtgctgcataaatatcttagGACATACTATAGTTACAGAGAAAtactataaaacaaaatcattcatTGAAAAATGCTGCGTTACATGtagcttattttgaaatatactaGAACAAAAGTCTTCCTTTATAAAGGAAGACTATAATGtgtaaaataaatgtgacaacTAGTAAGCTTGAAAAGTTTTCAGTTGCATCAATAATGTAATATCAGGGCTCCAGCTGCTTGAGTCAGGCATTTTGGATTTTTGGATTAGGTGAGTggtgtggcccatgggcctcatgttaaataaatgtttgcTAAGCTTTTAATTAAACTTAATAGCAAAAATGGCCAGATatgtaaattatatatgttGAATAACGTTGTAGGTTTACCAACTTTAATTAAATCTGTTATAGTTTACAATTCTTTTCCTGTATCACAAACTAGCAAAATTCCTAATGTAagaattttttcaatatttacataaaaatttaaatatatatgtattggtATACAAtgtatagatatatttttatccTCAAACAAATGTacgatataaataaatatatttgacagtGGCGCAAGATTGCGAAAAGTACAAGAGTTACTGAAGTCAGATGATGGGGACAACAAACCAGATGCCATTCTTTGCATTGCAGGTAAACTAGCTAGTAGCTGTAAAAATGTAGTAaagccgcccccccccccattagtGTGGAAGTTAATAACTTATAGAAAAAGATAGAAGGGCTTTTATAATGTCAATATGTGatgtaaaaacataaaatgactGTAAGTGAACAGGaattttatatagttttttgtGTTGACtcattgtattttatgataaactTGACAAGGATAACACAACAGTTTATTGAACAATAATTtccatcaaatacatgtaattgtgatAGTTTACTGATTCATATAATTACCAAACGatgtattgttttaattttccagGGATAGACAGCCGATATCATGAAGGCAGTACGGAGCTCATTGATTATTTATTGTTCGGATTCTTTGAACGAAGAAAGGCAGAACTTGAACAGTATGTATAAACAGAATTCATAAATCACTAGCACCAGTGATATGATCTTAGTCAGTAatattcattaacattttttaatgtctttGATGAAGATGTATTAAGCCCCTTTTGAGAAAATATCATAAGAATCCCTGATAGACACATCAAATTTGGTAAACAGATACCCcatacaaaaaaatacattaatgaaTTTTGAGGTCAGGGGTCACACAGGTCAAGGTCTAATTACTGGTACTTGGGACATGGAATGATATTGTCTGTTCTATATGTTTAGAAACTTTTACTTATTACACAAGTATCCTTGAATGGAATATGTTAGATGATCCATATTGGTTATCATAATGTCTTATGTATGATACACAATTTTCAGACAAAGATTAAAAGCGGGTGATGCCCTTCATACACAAGAACAAAATTTTACCCCTTTTTCATGGTGGTGTTTTGCGATACAACGAGAGTAAAACAGCTGATATtgcatgtaataaaagttatatGGAAGATGAACATATGTCATAAATTCTTGTCTTAGTACCtagttaattaattttatagTGATTTTAGGTACAGAGTATTTTAATTATCGGTGATcagagaaaaatgatgatttttttttcttttcaggtCAGGATATGAGGAGGAAGTCATAGATGGTAAGATAATCATGTCAGATTAAAGTACCTGATGATTGTTTACCTTATATCTATTTGTCGGTGT
This region includes:
- the LOC105343067 gene encoding uncharacterized protein codes for the protein MRTIVAKLADQILFSTYRQFFPGCYVATPRAMSTRFWDGKNFTKVEDFSKVDQFDRDKSRDEVESEKILEKLGEDDYRVSPRPTLQAAPRGLKYRKKYIQELESHVKQEEKFSIENIEKILGEMVAAQQQQKKEKTPKGLDEIKDEFSLLKNERPPHPYGSKQKKCIICEYDVHLDYKNVRLLSQFVSNHTGMIYHRGITGLCIPMQKHIASLIKTSRAFGFMPYSNKIMEFQADPDIRQKDRS